The following proteins are encoded in a genomic region of Pseudorca crassidens isolate mPseCra1 chromosome 1, mPseCra1.hap1, whole genome shotgun sequence:
- the GLCE gene encoding D-glucuronyl C5-epimerase — translation MRCLAARVNYKTLIVICALFTLVTVLLWNKCSSDKAIQFPRHSSSGFRVDALEKRAAASESNNYVNHMAKHSEEAFPQEQQKAPPVVGGFNSNGGSKVLGLKYEEIDCLINDEHTIKGRREGNEVFLPFTWVEKYFDVYGKVVQYDGYDRFEFSHSYSKVYAQRAPYHPDGVFMSFEGYNVEVRDRVKCISGVEGVPLSTQWGPQGYFYPIQIAQYGLSHYSKNLTEKPPHIEVYETAEDRDKNSKPNDWTVPKGCFMASVADKSRFTNVKQFTAPETSDGISLQLGNTKDFIISFDLKLLTNGSVSVVLETTEKNQLFTVHYVSNTQLIAFKERDIYYGIGPRTSWSTVTRDLVTDLRKGVGLSNTKAVKPTKIMPKKVVRLIAKGKGFLDNITISTTAHMAAFFAASDWLVRNQDEKGGWPIMVTRKLGEGFKSLEPGWYSAMAQGQAISTLVRAYLLTKDRIFLNSALRATAPYKFLSEQHGVKAVFMNKHDWYEEYPTTPSSFVLNGFMYSLIGLYDLKETAGEKLGKEARSLYERGMESLKAMLPLYDTGSGTIYDLRHFMLGIAPNLARWDYHTTHINQLQLLSTIDESPIFKEFVKRWKSYLKGSRAKHN, via the exons ATGCGTTGCTTGGCAGCTCGGGTCAACTATAAGACTTTGATTGTCATCTGCGCACTCTTCACTTTGGTCACAGTACTTTTGTGGAATAAGTGTTCCAGCGACAAAGCGATCCAGTTTCCACGGCACTCGAGTAGTGGCTTCAGAGTGGATGCGTTAGAAAAAAGAGCAGCAGCATCTGAGAGCAACAACTATGTGAACCACATGGCCAAGCACTCTGAGGAGGCATTCCCTCAGGAACAGCAGAAAGCGCCCCCTGTTGTTGGAGGCTTCAATAGCAATGGGGGAAGCAAGGTGTTAGGGCTCAAGTATGAAGAAATTGACTGTCTCATAAATGATGAACACACAATTAAAGGGAGACGAGAGGGGAATGAAGTCTTTCTTCCATTTACCTGGGTAGAGAAATATTTTGACGTTTACGGAAAGGTGGTTCAGTACGATGGCTATGATCGGTTTGAATTCTCTCATAGTTATTCCAAAGTCTATGCACAGAGAGCCCCTTATCACCCTGATGGTGTATTTATGTCCTTTGAAGGCTACAATGTGGAAGTCCGAGACAGAGTCAAGTGCATAAGTGGGGTTGAAG GTGTACCTCTATCTACACAATGGGGACCTCAAGGCTATTTCTACCCAATCCAGATTGCACAGTATGGGTTAAGTCATTACAGCAAGAATCTAACTGAGAAACCCCCTCACATAGAGGTATATGAAACAGCAGAAGACAGGGACAAAAATAGCAAGCCCAATGACTGGACCGTGCCAAAGGGCTGCTTTATGGCTAGTGTAGCTGATAAGTCTAGATTCACCAATGTTAAACAGTTCACTGCTCCGG AAACCAGTGATGGTATATCCTTGCAACTGGGGAACAcaaaagattttattatttcatttgaccTCAAGCTCTTAACAAACGGAAGTGTGTCTGTGGTTCTGGAGACCACAGAAAAGAATCAGCTCTTCACTGTACATTATGTCTCAAATACCCAGCTAATTGCTTTTAAAGAAAGAGACATATACTATGGCATTGGGCCCAGAACTTCATGGAGCACGGTTACCAGGGACCTGGTCACTGACCTCCGGAAAGGAGTGGGTCTTTCCAACACAAAAGCTGTCAAGCCAACCAAAATAATGCCCAAGAAAGTAGTTAGGCTGATTGCAAAAGGGAAAGGCTTCCTCGACAACATTACCATCTCTACCACAGCCCACATGGCCGCATTCTTTGCTGCCAGTGATTGGTTGGTGAGGAACCAGGATGAGAAAGGTGGCTGGCCAATTATGGTGACCCgtaagttaggggaagggttcaAGTCTTTAGAGCCAGGGTGGTACTCTGCCATGGCCCAAGGGCAAGCCATTTCTACATTAGTCAGGGCCTATCTCTTAACAAAAGACCGTATATTCCTCAATTCAGCTTTAAGGGCAACAGCCCCTTACAAATTTCTATCAGAGCAGCATGGAGTTAAAGCTGTGTTTATGAATAAACATGACTGGTATGAAGAATATCCAACCACACCTAgctcttttgttttaaatggctTTATGTATTCTTTAATTGGGCTGTATGACTTAAAAGAAACTGCAGGGGAAAAACTCGGGAAAGAAGCGAGGTCCTTGTATGAGCGTGGCATGGAATCCCTTAAAGCCATGCTCCCCTTGTACGACACTGGCTCAGGAACCATCTATGACCTCCGGCACTTCATGCTTGGCATTGCCCCCAACCTGGCCCGCTGGGACTATCACACCACCCACATCAATCAACTGCAGCTACTCAGCACCATTGATGAGTCCCCAATCTTCAAAGAATTTGTCAAGAGGTGGAAAAGCTACCTTAAAGGCAGCAGGGCAAAGCACAACTAG